The following coding sequences lie in one Burkholderia cepacia genomic window:
- a CDS encoding MFS transporter: MSAESNTLASHGHATKLTQGLILLFAFSCGAIVANLYYAQPITELIAPSLHMSGATASFIVSLTQIGYALGLFFIVPLGDLLENRKLMIVTAVVSIASLAAAAVVQTPGLFLAISLLIGFSSVAVQILVPLAAHLAPDHSRGRVVGTIMGGLLLGILLARPLSSVVADAFGWRFVFAAAAVLMTLVTAVLALTIPSRQPDHRATYFELIGSLLHLVRTMPVLRHRAFYQGLMFASFSLFWTAVPVELTRHYGLSQSAIGLFALVGAIGATSAPVAGRLADAGHGVRATLIALVAGALSYAVALIHGAGLYGLVVTGIVLDFAVQMNMVLGQREIYALHAASRNRLNALYMTSIFVGGAIGSALASPLYEHGGWPLVAAVAGAFPIVALAHYLAIGRPHAQRNAQS; the protein is encoded by the coding sequence ATGTCAGCAGAATCCAACACGCTCGCGTCCCACGGGCACGCGACCAAGCTCACGCAGGGCCTCATCCTGCTGTTCGCGTTCAGTTGCGGCGCGATCGTCGCGAACCTGTACTACGCGCAACCGATCACCGAACTCATCGCGCCCAGCCTGCACATGTCCGGCGCAACCGCGAGCTTCATCGTGTCGCTGACGCAGATCGGCTACGCGCTCGGCCTGTTCTTCATCGTGCCGCTCGGCGACCTGCTCGAGAACCGCAAGTTGATGATCGTCACGGCCGTCGTGTCGATCGCGAGCCTCGCGGCGGCCGCGGTCGTGCAGACGCCCGGGCTGTTCCTCGCGATCTCGCTGCTGATCGGCTTCAGCTCGGTCGCCGTGCAGATCCTGGTGCCGCTCGCCGCGCACCTCGCGCCCGATCATTCGCGCGGCCGCGTGGTCGGCACGATCATGGGCGGGCTGCTGCTCGGCATCCTGCTCGCGCGCCCGCTGTCGAGCGTGGTGGCCGACGCATTCGGCTGGCGCTTCGTGTTCGCGGCCGCCGCCGTGCTGATGACGCTCGTGACGGCCGTGCTCGCGCTGACGATCCCGTCGCGCCAGCCCGATCATCGCGCCACCTACTTCGAGCTGATCGGCTCGCTGCTGCACCTGGTCCGCACGATGCCGGTGCTGCGCCATCGCGCGTTCTACCAGGGCCTGATGTTTGCGTCGTTCAGCCTGTTCTGGACCGCCGTGCCGGTCGAACTCACGCGTCACTACGGCCTGTCGCAATCGGCTATCGGCCTGTTCGCGCTGGTCGGCGCGATCGGCGCGACGTCGGCCCCGGTCGCGGGCCGCCTCGCCGATGCCGGCCACGGCGTGCGTGCGACGCTGATCGCGCTGGTCGCCGGCGCGCTGTCGTACGCGGTTGCGCTGATCCATGGCGCCGGCCTGTATGGCCTCGTCGTCACCGGCATCGTGCTCGATTTCGCGGTGCAGATGAACATGGTGCTCGGCCAGCGCGAGATCTATGCACTGCACGCGGCAAGCCGCAACCGCCTGAACGCGCTGTACATGACGAGCATCTTCGTTGGCGGCGCAATCGGCTCCGCGCTCGCGAGCCCGCTGTATGAGCATGGCGGCTGGCCGCTCGTGGCCGCGGTCGCCGGTGCGTTCCCGATCGTCGCGCTCGCCCACTACCTCGCGATCGGACGTCCGCACGCACAACGCAACGCACAGTCCTGA
- a CDS encoding alkene reductase: MSSLLNHYDLRGLPLPNRVVMGPMTRSRAPSRGQPTELMAEYYAQRASAGLIVTEATNVSPASASFELTPGLVTDEQAAGWKQITDAVHANGGRIFAQLWHGGRVSSLTLLGGDAPLSPSGVNDDLEQLQVWAQLQNGYYTKIHATPSRAMTTEEVAGTVDEFRQAAIRAMAAGFDGVEIHAANGYLPHQFLSSTLNRRDDRYGGSIANRARFLEEIVGAVGAVMPLSRVGVRISPYAKYNNVRDADPDATYAYVGRMLDEAGVAYVHAADTNGWSGEPDLPRIVENTRKHFRGTLIVNGGIAPDAANALIDAGDADLVAFARAYIANPDLVERLAANAPLAAPKTVGWYGGDRAGYVDYARHDAAGARA; encoded by the coding sequence ATGTCTTCCCTGCTCAACCACTACGATCTGCGCGGCCTGCCGCTTCCCAACCGTGTCGTGATGGGGCCGATGACGCGTTCGCGCGCGCCGTCGCGCGGCCAGCCGACCGAACTCATGGCCGAATACTATGCACAACGCGCATCCGCCGGCCTGATCGTGACCGAGGCGACCAACGTCAGCCCGGCCTCCGCGTCGTTCGAACTGACGCCCGGGCTCGTCACCGACGAACAGGCGGCCGGCTGGAAGCAGATCACGGACGCGGTCCATGCGAACGGCGGCCGCATCTTCGCGCAGTTATGGCACGGCGGCCGCGTGAGCTCGCTGACGCTGCTCGGCGGCGACGCGCCGCTGTCGCCGTCCGGCGTCAACGACGATCTCGAGCAGTTGCAGGTGTGGGCGCAGTTGCAGAACGGCTATTACACGAAGATTCACGCGACGCCGTCGCGCGCGATGACGACGGAGGAAGTCGCCGGGACCGTCGACGAATTCCGCCAGGCCGCCATCCGCGCGATGGCGGCCGGCTTCGACGGCGTCGAGATCCATGCGGCCAACGGTTACCTGCCGCACCAGTTCCTGTCGTCGACGCTGAACCGCCGCGACGACCGTTACGGCGGCTCGATCGCGAACCGCGCGCGCTTCCTCGAGGAAATCGTCGGCGCGGTCGGCGCCGTGATGCCGCTCAGCCGCGTGGGCGTGCGCATCTCGCCGTACGCGAAGTACAACAACGTGCGCGATGCGGATCCGGATGCGACGTACGCCTACGTCGGCCGCATGCTCGACGAAGCCGGCGTCGCCTATGTGCACGCGGCGGACACCAACGGCTGGAGCGGCGAGCCCGACCTGCCGCGCATCGTCGAGAACACGCGCAAGCACTTCCGCGGCACGCTGATCGTCAATGGCGGCATTGCGCCGGATGCCGCGAATGCATTGATCGACGCGGGCGACGCCGATCTCGTCGCTTTCGCGCGTGCCTATATCGCGAACCCCGATCTGGTCGAACGCCTCGCGGCGAACGCGCCGCTCGCCGCACCGAAGACGGTCGGCTGGTACGGCGGCGACCGCGCGGGATACGTCGACTATGCGCGTCACGACGCCGCGGGGGCGAGGGCGTAA
- a CDS encoding phosphohydrolase, which translates to MSSAHTCASAEDEVAGVRIPRTPMAVEAAEAACASLPRAITEHASRVFVLASLAARRAGETCDADALYVAAMYANMGLSTAYGRSAARYELDSADAADTFLLRHQTSQRMRDDVWRAIALHTTPGVAARVSPLARVLAAAVSTDLMATDFDAYSADERRALLAAYPRGEGFSDAFLDAVARGVAHRPASTFGTWSADVLERADPDFHRPNFCGRVLGARWKDA; encoded by the coding sequence ATGAGTTCTGCGCACACGTGCGCATCGGCCGAAGACGAAGTCGCCGGCGTCCGCATTCCGCGGACGCCGATGGCGGTCGAAGCGGCCGAAGCAGCCTGCGCGTCGCTGCCGCGGGCGATCACCGAGCATGCGAGCCGGGTGTTCGTACTCGCGTCGCTGGCCGCGCGCCGTGCCGGCGAGACCTGCGATGCCGATGCACTGTACGTGGCCGCGATGTACGCGAACATGGGACTGAGCACCGCGTATGGCCGCTCGGCCGCGCGCTACGAGCTCGACAGCGCCGATGCCGCCGATACGTTCCTGTTGCGCCACCAGACGTCGCAGCGCATGCGCGACGACGTGTGGCGCGCGATCGCGCTGCATACGACGCCCGGCGTGGCCGCGCGCGTATCGCCGCTCGCGCGCGTGCTGGCGGCCGCCGTCTCGACCGACCTGATGGCGACCGACTTCGACGCGTATTCGGCCGACGAGCGGCGCGCGCTGCTCGCCGCCTACCCGCGCGGCGAAGGCTTCAGCGACGCGTTCCTCGATGCGGTCGCGCGCGGCGTCGCGCACCGGCCGGCGTCGACGTTCGGCACGTGGAGCGCCGATGTGCTCGAACGCGCCGATCCGGATTTTCACCGGCCGAATTTCTGCGGGCGCGTACTCGGCGCGCGCTGGAAGGACGCCTGA
- a CDS encoding amidohydrolase, producing the protein MLKATASAAAADLIVCNGKIATQDDRQSFVTALAVKDGRILAAGSGHDVMRHAHAGTQCIDLNGRTVIPGLNDSHLHMIRGGLNFNLELRWDGVPTLADALAMLRRQVLRTPAPHWVRVVGGWTEFQFAEKRGPTAAELNAIAPDTPVFIMHLGDSALLNAAALRAIGYGRDTSNPPGGEIQRDRLGRPTGMLIARPDMAVLHEALERAPKLGHDDQMNSMRHFMHELNRLGVTSAIDAGGDFQAFPDDYGAILALARRGEMTVRVAYSLFVQHAGRELDDYAHWVTLAKPGDGDAFLRMNGAGELLVYSAADFGNFLEPRPDLPAALEAELAAVIRLLVRHRWPFRLHATYDESIGRFLNVLEAVNRETPFDGLRWFFDHCETISDANIARIAALGGGVTVQHRMAFQGEYFIARYGAEAAMRTPPIRAMLAAGLPVGAGTDATRIASYNPFVSLYWMVSGRTLGGTALYPERNRLSRMEALRCYTVGSAWFSGEDDCKGALVPGHYADFAVLTDDYFTIDEARIKSLSSVLTVVGGKIVYADDEFAPLAPPSLTVSPAWSPVAEFGGAGQHRPAESASLRAVPGAGAQGGAARGIVQRLHAAATETVEHGEASGYPSFAF; encoded by the coding sequence GTGCTTAAGGCGACGGCATCCGCCGCCGCGGCGGACCTCATCGTATGCAACGGCAAGATCGCGACGCAGGACGACCGGCAGTCGTTCGTGACCGCGCTCGCCGTGAAGGACGGCCGGATCCTCGCGGCCGGCAGCGGGCACGACGTGATGCGCCATGCGCATGCGGGTACGCAGTGCATCGACCTGAACGGCCGCACCGTGATCCCGGGGCTGAACGATTCGCACCTGCACATGATCCGCGGCGGCCTGAACTTCAACCTGGAACTGCGCTGGGACGGCGTGCCGACGCTGGCCGACGCGCTTGCGATGCTGCGTCGCCAGGTGCTGCGTACGCCCGCGCCGCACTGGGTGCGCGTGGTCGGCGGCTGGACCGAATTCCAGTTCGCGGAAAAGCGCGGGCCGACGGCGGCCGAACTCAACGCGATCGCGCCCGACACGCCGGTCTTCATCATGCACCTGGGCGACAGCGCGCTCCTGAACGCGGCCGCGCTGCGCGCGATCGGCTACGGCCGGGATACGTCGAACCCGCCCGGCGGCGAGATCCAGCGCGATCGCCTCGGCCGGCCGACCGGCATGCTGATCGCGCGGCCGGACATGGCCGTGCTGCACGAGGCGCTCGAACGAGCCCCGAAGCTCGGTCACGACGACCAGATGAATTCGATGCGGCATTTCATGCACGAGCTGAACCGGCTCGGCGTGACGAGCGCGATCGACGCGGGCGGCGATTTCCAGGCCTTTCCGGACGACTACGGCGCGATCCTGGCACTTGCGCGGCGCGGCGAAATGACCGTGCGCGTCGCGTACAGCCTGTTCGTGCAGCATGCGGGGCGGGAGCTCGACGACTACGCGCACTGGGTGACGCTCGCGAAGCCCGGCGATGGCGACGCGTTCCTGCGGATGAACGGCGCGGGCGAGCTGCTGGTGTATTCGGCCGCCGATTTCGGCAATTTTCTCGAGCCGCGCCCCGATCTGCCGGCGGCGCTGGAGGCCGAACTGGCCGCGGTGATTCGACTGCTGGTGCGGCACCGCTGGCCGTTCCGGCTGCATGCGACCTACGACGAATCGATCGGCCGCTTCCTGAACGTGCTCGAAGCCGTGAACCGCGAGACGCCGTTCGACGGCCTGCGCTGGTTCTTCGACCACTGCGAGACGATCTCGGACGCGAACATCGCACGCATCGCCGCGCTCGGCGGCGGTGTGACGGTCCAGCACCGGATGGCGTTCCAGGGCGAGTACTTCATCGCGCGTTACGGCGCGGAAGCCGCGATGCGCACGCCGCCTATCCGCGCGATGCTGGCGGCCGGGCTGCCGGTCGGCGCGGGCACCGACGCAACGCGCATCGCGAGCTACAACCCGTTCGTGTCGCTGTACTGGATGGTGTCGGGGCGCACGCTCGGCGGCACGGCGCTGTATCCGGAACGCAACCGGCTCAGCCGGATGGAGGCGCTGCGCTGTTATACGGTCGGCAGCGCGTGGTTTTCCGGCGAGGACGACTGCAAGGGCGCGCTGGTGCCCGGCCACTACGCGGATTTCGCGGTGCTGACGGACGACTACTTCACGATCGACGAAGCGCGGATCAAGTCGCTGTCGTCGGTGCTGACGGTCGTCGGCGGCAAGATCGTGTACGCGGACGACGAGTTCGCGCCGCTCGCCCCGCCGTCGCTGACAGTCAGCCCCGCGTGGTCGCCGGTGGCCGAATTCGGCGGCGCCGGGCAGCATCGTCCGGCCGAGTCGGCTTCGCTGCGCGCCGTGCCCGGCGCCGGCGCGCAGGGCGGTGCCGCACGCGGCATCGTACAGCGCCTGCATGCGGCCGCGACGGAAACCGTCGAGCACGGCGAAGCATCGGGTTATCCCAGTTTCGCGTTCTAG
- a CDS encoding ATP-binding protein, which produces MIQIGTLSVDFEQRDIRHHGASLRIGARALDILEVLHRANGSVVSKDDIMDAVWPGLIVEENRLQVHVATLRKALGADRDLIKTVPGRGYLLVAHPAVAREAAPRAVALPAEPVAVARPVPLVGRQAEIGQIVDMIERAPVVTLVGAGGIGKTSLAGRIACELRERSGECVLFVALASAATRDDVLLAIAAELGVETDGVPGIDRIATAIAASPALIVLDNAEHVVDLVADLVDTLTSRVPSLRVLATSREPLHISAEAVFRVSPLAVPEGGAPVDEIMRHSAVELFLARIRAATPDCAVDAAGLRLIGDICRRLDGLPLAIELAAARVATLGLEVVAARLDDRLNLLTGGLRSALPRHQTLRATFDWSYVLLDAAARSLFRRMGCFTGPFTFDAAREVAMDPDRSAAETIAVLGELVAKSLVAVEFHGAQARYRLTESTRAYALEKLHNEGEFDVVAERHARYEREQGDARMQAQAVDLASTRVAVGMPASREPVVAEPRAQEADALARALLEPARMRECVQPARRAIDAIEAGDAAGIDAVREMRLRAAYATALLHTDGDTHAAAAMWDRTLVLAGRIGDEAFDACALVGLWNTMLTRSDIHESLRYATRFERAAERRGDRPQRLLANAMVATSLHYFGEHAQARERLEAATAELAVAGEPSCAQAALGIDVATLGRTMLMRLVWMQGDPEYAMRLAAQTVESARRTGSGPALCVVLGAAAVPIALRYGDHDVISDYLGTLRSTAEANGFDIWLSHAEGLAGQFDMLAGHPGAGLARLEPALRRIEASGFRRLLAPLVVAYAEGLTRTGRAAEACAKLDATLTRCRAHGEHLFVPELLRARGLAMLEQARTADPDVALAYEVEGHRHLLTGIHAANGQGAAMWALRGTLDLADHLIERGRTGQASSLVANLSGHFDPQSRAFDVRRLARLQNFVRPEPAPSAGRSRMRHAAVDAMQQVA; this is translated from the coding sequence ATGATCCAGATCGGGACGTTGTCGGTGGATTTCGAGCAGCGGGACATTCGCCACCACGGCGCGTCGCTGCGTATCGGCGCACGCGCGCTTGACATACTGGAAGTACTGCATCGCGCCAACGGTTCCGTCGTGTCGAAGGACGACATCATGGATGCCGTGTGGCCGGGGCTGATCGTCGAGGAAAACCGGCTGCAGGTTCATGTCGCGACGCTGCGCAAGGCGCTGGGCGCGGACCGCGACCTGATCAAGACGGTGCCGGGCCGCGGCTACCTGCTGGTCGCGCATCCCGCCGTCGCGCGCGAGGCCGCGCCGCGCGCGGTCGCGTTGCCGGCCGAGCCTGTCGCGGTGGCGCGTCCGGTTCCGCTCGTCGGACGTCAGGCCGAGATCGGGCAGATCGTCGACATGATCGAACGCGCGCCGGTCGTCACGCTCGTCGGGGCGGGCGGCATCGGCAAGACGAGCCTGGCCGGCCGCATTGCCTGCGAGCTGCGCGAGCGGTCCGGCGAATGCGTGCTGTTCGTTGCACTCGCGAGTGCCGCGACGCGCGACGACGTGCTGCTCGCGATCGCCGCGGAACTCGGCGTCGAGACCGACGGCGTGCCGGGCATCGACCGGATCGCCACGGCGATCGCCGCGTCGCCGGCCCTGATCGTGCTCGACAACGCGGAACACGTCGTCGATCTGGTGGCCGACCTCGTCGATACGCTGACGTCGCGCGTGCCGTCGCTGCGTGTGCTCGCGACCAGCCGCGAACCCCTGCATATCTCTGCCGAAGCCGTGTTTCGCGTGAGCCCGCTGGCGGTGCCGGAAGGCGGCGCACCGGTCGACGAGATCATGCGTCACTCGGCCGTCGAACTGTTCCTGGCGCGGATCCGCGCCGCCACGCCCGACTGCGCGGTCGATGCGGCCGGCCTCCGCCTGATTGGCGACATCTGCCGGCGTCTGGACGGGCTGCCGCTCGCGATCGAACTGGCCGCCGCGCGTGTCGCGACGCTCGGGCTCGAGGTCGTCGCCGCGCGTCTGGACGACCGGCTGAACCTGCTGACCGGCGGGTTGCGCTCGGCGCTGCCGCGCCATCAGACGTTGCGCGCGACGTTCGACTGGAGCTACGTGCTGCTGGATGCGGCCGCACGCTCGCTGTTTCGCCGCATGGGGTGCTTCACCGGCCCGTTCACGTTCGATGCCGCGCGCGAGGTCGCGATGGATCCCGACAGGTCGGCCGCCGAGACGATCGCGGTACTCGGCGAACTGGTCGCCAAGTCACTGGTGGCCGTCGAGTTCCACGGCGCGCAGGCGCGTTACCGGTTGACGGAATCGACGCGCGCGTACGCGCTCGAGAAACTGCACAACGAGGGTGAATTCGACGTCGTTGCCGAGCGTCATGCGCGCTACGAGCGCGAGCAGGGGGATGCGCGGATGCAGGCGCAGGCGGTGGACCTCGCGAGCACGCGTGTCGCCGTGGGCATGCCGGCGTCGCGCGAGCCCGTCGTGGCCGAGCCGCGGGCGCAGGAAGCGGACGCGCTGGCGCGCGCGTTGCTGGAACCGGCACGGATGCGCGAATGCGTGCAACCGGCGCGGCGGGCGATCGACGCGATCGAGGCCGGCGACGCCGCAGGCATCGACGCCGTGCGCGAGATGCGTTTGCGCGCGGCCTACGCGACGGCGCTGCTGCATACCGACGGCGATACGCACGCGGCCGCCGCGATGTGGGACCGGACGCTCGTGCTCGCGGGCCGGATCGGCGACGAGGCGTTCGACGCGTGCGCGCTGGTCGGACTGTGGAATACGATGCTGACGCGCTCCGACATCCACGAATCGCTGCGTTACGCGACGCGCTTCGAGCGCGCGGCCGAACGGCGCGGCGACCGGCCGCAACGGCTGCTGGCGAACGCGATGGTCGCGACGTCGCTGCATTACTTCGGCGAACACGCGCAGGCCCGCGAGCGGCTGGAGGCCGCGACCGCCGAGCTGGCCGTGGCCGGCGAACCGTCCTGCGCGCAAGCCGCGCTCGGGATCGACGTCGCAACGCTCGGCCGCACGATGCTGATGCGGCTCGTCTGGATGCAGGGCGATCCGGAATACGCGATGCGGCTGGCCGCGCAGACGGTCGAATCCGCGCGCCGCACCGGGTCGGGGCCGGCGCTGTGCGTCGTGCTCGGCGCTGCGGCCGTGCCGATCGCGTTGCGCTACGGCGATCACGACGTGATTTCCGACTATCTCGGCACGCTGCGCTCGACCGCGGAGGCGAACGGGTTCGACATCTGGCTCAGCCACGCGGAAGGCCTCGCCGGACAGTTCGACATGCTGGCCGGGCATCCCGGCGCCGGTCTCGCGCGGCTCGAGCCCGCGCTGCGGCGCATCGAAGCGAGCGGCTTCCGGCGCCTGCTCGCGCCGCTGGTCGTCGCATACGCGGAAGGGCTGACGCGCACGGGCCGCGCGGCCGAGGCGTGCGCGAAACTCGACGCGACGCTCACGCGCTGCCGTGCGCACGGCGAACACCTGTTCGTGCCGGAACTGCTGCGCGCCAGGGGGCTCGCGATGCTCGAACAGGCCCGCACCGCGGATCCGGACGTCGCGCTCGCGTATGAGGTCGAAGGGCACCGGCATCTGCTGACCGGGATCCATGCCGCTAACGGGCAAGGCGCCGCGATGTGGGCGCTGCGCGGCACGCTCGATCTCGCCGATCACCTGATCGAGCGCGGGCGGACCGGCCAGGCGTCGTCGCTGGTGGCCAACCTGTCGGGGCATTTCGATCCGCAGTCGCGCGCGTTCGACGTGCGCCGGCTCGCGCGCCTGCAGAACTTCGTGCGCCCGGAGCCGGCACCGTCGGCAGGCCGGTCGCGCATGCGGCACGCGGCAGTGGATGCGATGCAGCAGGTGGCGTAA
- a CDS encoding helix-turn-helix domain-containing protein: MSDSLVAPPAALPKDTLGCLSSLLSKDVERSVGGLRLHRKCMRDEHFERIEMAASDRGFLIGVSLNGGHRRTIYGGTGHSRSERRFQHNSIYIRDFSRNFRADLYGKFDFLLVELSHAYLDDLGREHDGTEIGGLTCAPDLQDAVLGHLAHAIADSLDGPGTLNSLFVEQMGLAIGTHLARQYGNASARDLQRKGLLSPAKAALAKELLMEKADLGVSIEEVANECDLSRGYFIRAFSRTTGRTPHQWLLEQRVIRARQLIETTDMSLAEIAAVCGFADQSHLNRVFARIVGHPPGAWRRELSR, encoded by the coding sequence ATGTCAGATTCCCTCGTCGCGCCCCCTGCTGCACTGCCGAAAGACACGCTCGGTTGCCTGTCGAGCCTGCTGTCCAAGGATGTCGAACGCTCGGTCGGCGGGCTCAGGCTCCATCGCAAATGCATGCGCGACGAGCATTTCGAGCGCATCGAGATGGCGGCCAGCGATCGCGGCTTCCTGATCGGCGTGTCGCTCAACGGCGGGCACCGGCGCACGATCTACGGCGGCACCGGCCACTCCCGTTCCGAGCGGCGGTTTCAGCACAATTCGATCTACATTCGCGACTTTTCCCGGAATTTCCGTGCCGACCTGTACGGCAAGTTCGACTTCCTGCTGGTCGAGCTGTCGCACGCCTATCTCGACGATCTCGGCCGCGAGCACGACGGTACGGAAATCGGCGGCCTGACCTGTGCGCCCGACTTGCAGGACGCGGTGCTGGGGCATCTCGCGCACGCGATCGCCGACAGCCTCGACGGGCCCGGTACGCTGAATTCGCTGTTCGTCGAGCAGATGGGGCTCGCGATCGGCACGCACCTCGCTCGCCAGTACGGCAATGCGAGTGCGCGCGACCTGCAGCGCAAGGGCCTGCTGTCGCCGGCGAAGGCGGCGCTCGCGAAAGAGCTGCTGATGGAAAAGGCCGATCTCGGCGTGTCGATCGAGGAGGTCGCGAACGAATGCGATCTGTCGCGCGGCTATTTCATCCGAGCATTCTCGCGAACGACGGGGCGCACGCCGCATCAATGGCTGCTCGAACAGCGCGTGATCCGTGCGCGGCAGCTGATCGAGACGACCGACATGTCGCTCGCGGAAATCGCGGCCGTGTGCGGCTTCGCGGACCAGAGCCACCTGAACCGCGTGTTCGCGCGCATCGTCGGCCACCCGCCCGGCGCCTGGCGGCGCGAACTGTCCCGCTGA